In Heyndrickxia vini, the sequence TGACTGGAAACGGTGGGCGTGAATGCTATAAAAATTGTGAGTATTGGACAATCTGCAGCCAAGCGTCATAGGGCACAGGTAATGGCGAAGGTTCAACGACTAGAGGTTGAGTCCCAACAATAAAACCTCATAAGCGCCCGGCCCCTAACGGTTCATGCTGAGGGTGATGATATAGTCTAGTCCGTTTTGCAAAAGCAGAGTAAATATCCTGAAAGGGACGGTAATGTACGTGGCATCCGGACATCATTGAATTTATTATTTCGAAGATGCAAAATCCAAGAATTTTACGATTCTTAATTGAAAATACAAAAGATGAAACGATTAAAAAACTAGCGAAAAACAAATTGAAGTTTACGCCTTTGTCCATGCAAGAAATTGCGATGTACCAAGGAATTATAAACTATAAAAATATTCCTGGGTACGGCGGTTTTAGTGAAGGAATTTTAGCCGATGCAGAAGAAAAATTATGTGAAGGTGGAACATATTCGGTTCATAATCCTGAATTTTTGACAGGTGCAAATATTTCTGTTTGTTTAACAAAAGACTTTATGGACGCTGTTGAAAATAATGAAGACTATGAATTACGTTTCCCTGATGTAGAAAATTATAATGCGGAACAAATGGAAATTTATAATACTGAATGGCAAAACATTGGCGATGTTCGTGAATGGGAAAAACTTGGACATAAAGTAAGAACATATCGCAAAATTAAAGCACAAGAATTATGGAATTTAATTAATATTTGTGCAACCTATTCAGCAGAACCTGGAATTTTCTTCATCGACAATGCTAACGAAATGACAAATGCAGTCAGTTATGGTCAAAAAGTAGTAGCGACAAATCCATGTGGAGAACAAGTGCGAAAGGTAGCATAAAAATCATTACCTAAAAGAGGTGAGAGATTAGGATAACATCTCTCTGGACAGCCGACTTACTTGGATGGAGAAATACCACCGGGGACAATAGCATGTCGGAAAAGCGGAAGAAGGAAGTAAACTGCGAGAAGCCTTCGTTCTGCGAGTCCAAGTTCTATATGGCTAAAGCTAAACTGCCTTAATCCTAGATTCTTCGCTCGAACCGCAGAGAGTCTCATACTTCGCAGTTAAAATGAGATTGTGCTTGAGTTACCATGATTGGTTGTTCGTCAAGGTAAATATCCTCCTAAGCACCGGAGCGCGATAAGTGTGATAAGAATCGAACGGGAAGCCTAAGTAGAACCAGTGATTATTATAGTGAACCTTTGATTCTTCGCTAGGAACGTCGAAAGACTATGGAATACATGTTACACCCTAAAAGTGAAACCTCTGTGATTCCTGAATATCTATTAGCGGAGAACGGAGCTGTCATAGTAGTCCGAGGAACCTGAGATAACAGGTATTGCCGTAAATCGGAAGCGGGAAAGCCGCCCACACATATATGGAAGCATATATGACACCCGACCTAATCAGTCATTATGGGTGCTGGCGAAGGACAGCAGGTTAAAGTAGATACAAAACATTGGGGAGGTATGCGAAATGCAAAAAGCTGAAACAGTGTTAGGTATCGTCGAGAGTAAATCAAAATCTGACAAACATTATAAATTCGATAGACTATATCGAAACTTATTTAACCCAGACTTTTACCTTCAAGCATATGGAAAGATATATGCAAAAGAAGGGAACATGACTAAAGGCACTGACGAAGAAACAATAGATGGTTTTGGAATGAAGAAAGTAAATGAAGTTATTGAACTCATGAAAAACGAACAATATCATTTCAAACCAGTAAGACGAGTTTACATTCCTAAAAGGGATGGTTCAAAAAGACCTTTAGGAATTCCTAGCTTTTATGACAAATTGATTCAAGAAATTAGCCGAAGTATTCTCGAAGCCATTTACGAACCGAAATTTAGTAAAAGCTCACATGGATTTAGACCTAACAGAAGTTGTCACACAGCTTTAAAACAGGTAAAAAGAGAGTGGACAGGTATCAAATGGGTCATCGAAGGAGACATTAAAGGATTTTTCGATAACATTAACCATGAAACCTTACTAAATATCCTAAATGAGAATATACATGATGGACGGTTCTTAGAACTAATTAAACGTATGTTAGAAGCAGGGTATATGGAGGATTGGGTATTTCAGAAAACATACTCAGGAACACCCCAAGGCGGAATAATAAGCCCTATACTGGCTAACATTTATTTAAATAAACTGGATGAGTTCGTAGAGAATGTTCTGATACCTAAATACGAAACGAACAAAAAGAAGCGGAAAATGAATCCAATATACAATCGCATTAACGGAAAAATGGTAAGACTCTCGAAGAAAATAGACGACCTTAAAAGTTCCGACCCTATAAGGCAAGAACTTATCAATGAGTATCAGCTATTAGAAATCGAAAGACGTAACCATAAAGTTCTTGATGAAATGGATTCAGATTTCGTTAGAGTAAAATATGTTCGTTACGCAGATGACTTTATCATAGGAGTTATAGGAAGCAAGGAATTAACAGAGCAAATAAAGAGGGAAGTTGCGGAATTTCTAACAACTGAACTAAAGCTCACCTTAAGCGAAGAAAAAACGCTTATCACAAACTTCAAAAATCCAGTAAAATTCCTTGGATATGAAATGTATATACATGACTCCAACACATACCTTGTCAAGAAATCAAATGGACGCATCTCGAGAGCGGTAAACGGAATACCAAGGCTAATGGTACCGAGAGAAGCAATAACGAGAAAGCTAGAGAGATTTACTCGAAATGGCAAAGCGGTTCATCGGAAAGAATTAACGAATCTAGACATAGCGGAAATCGTTAGTATTTACGCTTCAGAAGTAAGAGGGTTATATAATTACTACCGAATGGCAGATAATGTTGCTAACCAAATGAATCGATTCAAACATTATCACCGAACCAGCTTAGTCAAAACAATTGCAGTTAAAATGCGAAAGTCAGTCGCTAAAGTCAGACAAAAATATGAGGTTGATGGAACAATCGGGATTGTCATCAAACGCAAAGCACCAAAAGACGACTTAATCTATAAATACTACAACGATGGTTTTAGTAAAAACGATTATGTCGGAAACGCCAATGATTCAGACGACCAACTTCCAAATGTAAACAAATATAGCGGAAGAAATGGTATAGTCAAAAGGTTAATGGCTAATAAGTGTGAAATTTGCGAAACTGATGATACAGACGAAAGTTACGAAGTCCATCACGTGAGAAAATTAAAAGACCTCAAAAAGAAATACAAAGACAAGAAACCTCCATTCTGGGTGGAGATGATGATATCAAGAAATCGTAAAACACTTGTTTTGTGCAAATCATGTCATATTAAACTGCACAAAAACAAGCTGTAAAGTTAAGAGTTTGTCAGAACTCGATGAAATTTAACTGAGAGAGCCGTATGCGGGGAAACTTGCACGTACGGTTCGTAGGGGGAGGTCGGAAAAAGTGGTAGCTATACCAACTCGTCCGTCTTCTACCCGACCCTCTTGCACCATATTCTGTCTGTAATTTAGCTGCTATAAACTTAGCGCAAATGGCAGATAAGGAAAATAAAACAGTTGATTTAGAAAAATTAAAACGTACAGTTGAAATCGGTGTACGCCTTCAGGACAATGTTATAAATGCCACTCCATATTTCTTAGAAGAAAATAAAAAGCAAGCACTTGGCGAGCGTCGAGTTGGTCTCGGGGTCATGGGCCTTGCAGATTTACTGATCTATTGTGAGAAAGAATATGGTTCAGAAGAAGGCAACCAATTAGTTGATAAAGTAATGGAGACGATCGCGACAACTGCTTATCGTACATCAATCGAATTAGCAAAGGAAAAAGGTAGCTTCCCATTTTTACAAGGGGAGACTGAAGAAGAGACAATTCGTTTGCGTGAAGCGTTTATCCGAACTGGATTTATGAAAAAAATGCCGGAGGATATCCGTCAATCGATAGTAGAAAACGGTATTAGAAATTCTCATTTGCTAACTGTTGCTCCAACGGGTAAACATATTGCCCCCAGTGTTCGTAAGGATGCTGCGTAAACTTAGCTATATGCGGGAAACTCTGGCGAATCTCTTACTACCTAGTCTTGCCAACGATTATTTAGGTAAAAAGGTAAGAGTGTTGGTTTTATAACCTACCAGACAATCCGCAGGGAAGTCGTGGCTGACCCCTCAACGACTACATGCTAGGCAACCATTTTAATTATGGAAACTTCATTCTATATTAAAATAAAGGAAACAAAAATGGTTGATGATATAGTCTGACCCATATGGCGACATATGGAGCGGGTACTAATAATCCCGCCCTCTATATTGATATAGAGAGTAACAAAAGTGAGTACAGGAACAATGGTTGGCGTTTCAACAGGACTCGAGCCTTACTATTCATTCTCCTATTTCCGCAGCGGTCGACTCGGAAAGTTTATTGAGGTGAAGGCCGATATCGTTCAAGAATATTTAGATCAGCATCCAGAAGCAAATCCGGACAATCTGCCAAACTGGTTTATTGCTGCAATGGATCTTGCCCCTGAAGCACATGCTGACGTTCAATGTGTTATTCAACGTTGGATTGACAGTTCGATAAGTAAAACGGTTAATGCCCCTAAGGGATATAGTGTAGACCAGGTTGAAAAAGTCTACGAGCGCCTTTACCGTGGTGGTGCAAAGGGCGGTACCGTCTATGTAGATGGTTCCCGCGATACACAAGTACTAACTTTAAAGGCGGAAGAAAATACAACTGAGCAATTATCGATGTTTGATGATGAAAAAGAAAAACAGCATGTAGTACTTGTTGACACAATTAGTGACCTTCGTTCTACTAGTGTTACTATTGGATCCGAAGTTGGTAACACTTGCCCGGTATGTCGTAAAGGTCAAGTTGAAGAAATCGGTGGTTGCAATACATGTACTAACTGCGGAGCACAACTAAGGTGCGGTTTGTAGACTTAAAATAAAGTTTGTTTTGATCGTTTGTAAAAAAGTTGCACCGTTTTATCCCTTTGGATATGTATTGTCCAAAGGGTTTTTTTATCGTAAAAATAACAAATGATCTTTCCGTAACAGACTCAATTCTGTAGCAAGAAATATGCCCATATTAATGTATTGGGCTTGATTAACGGAACTTCACATAGTTAAACTTTGGAAGAGATTGTGAAATGAAGGGAAATAAGATTTCAATATTGGGAATCTGCCATTTTCGTTTCAATCTTCCATAAAGAATAGTTTCCTGCCGGAAAAAATCCATTGTTGTAAACTTCCATCTGTTTGCGTAATTTTTTGGTGTTATTTCGCAGCTTTAACTCCCATTTTTTTGTCTTTCATAATTTTTGGTAGAAAACCCACGGCTTTAACTCCCATTTTTTCTTCTTTCGTATATTTTGGTAGAAAACCCACGGCTTTAACTAAGATA encodes:
- the ltrA gene encoding group II intron reverse transcriptase/maturase; translation: MQKAETVLGIVESKSKSDKHYKFDRLYRNLFNPDFYLQAYGKIYAKEGNMTKGTDEETIDGFGMKKVNEVIELMKNEQYHFKPVRRVYIPKRDGSKRPLGIPSFYDKLIQEISRSILEAIYEPKFSKSSHGFRPNRSCHTALKQVKREWTGIKWVIEGDIKGFFDNINHETLLNILNENIHDGRFLELIKRMLEAGYMEDWVFQKTYSGTPQGGIISPILANIYLNKLDEFVENVLIPKYETNKKKRKMNPIYNRINGKMVRLSKKIDDLKSSDPIRQELINEYQLLEIERRNHKVLDEMDSDFVRVKYVRYADDFIIGVIGSKELTEQIKREVAEFLTTELKLTLSEEKTLITNFKNPVKFLGYEMYIHDSNTYLVKKSNGRISRAVNGIPRLMVPREAITRKLERFTRNGKAVHRKELTNLDIAEIVSIYASEVRGLYNYYRMADNVANQMNRFKHYHRTSLVKTIAVKMRKSVAKVRQKYEVDGTIGIVIKRKAPKDDLIYKYYNDGFSKNDYVGNANDSDDQLPNVNKYSGRNGIVKRLMANKCEICETDDTDESYEVHHVRKLKDLKKKYKDKKPPFWVEMMISRNRKTLVLCKSCHIKLHKNKL